The following are encoded together in the Bacillus sp. NP157 genome:
- a CDS encoding efflux RND transporter permease subunit: MIGIVRIALSRPYTFVVLALLILIVGPLSAMRTPTDIFPDIKIPVIAVVWQYTGLPPDQMVGRVSSPFERVLTTTVNDVEHIEANSISGFGIVKIFFQPTVDIRTANAQVTAVAQTLLKQLPAGTTPPLILNYNASTVPIIQLALSGDGLTEQNLADLGLNIIRPQLTSVAGAAIPYPFGGKTRQVQIDIDPGALQARGLSAQDVANALAAQNLITPVGTQKIGDFEYTLQLNNSPSVVDELGNLPVKVVNGATVFIRDVAHVRDGSPPQTNIVHVDGNRSVLMTVLKNGSASTLAIIQGIKDRVGAMKDALPPNLKISPIGDQSLFVSGAISGVAREGVIAAALTSLMILLFLGSWRSTVIIATSIPLAILGAIAMLSAFGETLNIMTLGGLALAVGILVDDATVTIENINWHLEHGKDVETAILDGAAQIVTPAFVSLLCICIVFVPMFFLNGVARFLFVPMAESVMFAMICSFILSRTLVPTMAKYLLHPHSVDDPHGEHGKVSRNPLVRFQRGFEKRFEALRTGYHGLLEMALHHSKVFTIGFMAFVLLSFLLVPMLGRNFFPSVDSGQILMHVRAPVGTRVEESANLFAAVTKEVRRIIPADELGTVVDNIGLSSSGINNTYNNTGTVSSADGDLQISLKEDHKPTADYVRELREKLPRLFPTATFSFPPADIISQILNFGSPAPIDLQIRGPNVAANFKYANTLLRDIRRVPGVVDARIQQSAASPTFNVDVDRSRAQQVGITERDVTNSLGVNLAGSSQIAPTFWLNPQNGVSYPIVMQTPQYAIDTLPDLANVPISPSTGSSGAQILGGLASFTRTTSSTVASQYNIQSMVEIFATTQDRDLGAVAGDIQKILDAHQKELPKASSTALLGQVQTMNSAFTGLILGLVGAIVLIYLLIVVNFQSWADPFVIVTALPAAIAGIIWILFATHTTLSVPALTGAIMCMGVATANSILVVSFCRERLADTGDAFLAASEGGFVRFRPVLMTALAMIIGMLPMALGMGEGGEQNAPLGRAVIGGLIFATTATLLFVPVVFSMIHGRRGHSSHTPANASGEPVHVA; encoded by the coding sequence ATGATTGGCATCGTCCGGATCGCTCTCTCGCGGCCGTATACCTTCGTCGTCCTCGCCCTGTTGATCCTGATCGTGGGTCCGCTATCGGCGATGCGTACGCCGACCGACATCTTTCCCGACATCAAGATCCCCGTGATCGCGGTGGTGTGGCAGTACACCGGCCTCCCGCCCGACCAGATGGTGGGCCGCGTGTCGTCGCCGTTCGAGCGCGTGCTCACCACGACGGTGAACGACGTGGAGCACATCGAGGCGAACTCGATCTCCGGCTTCGGCATCGTGAAGATCTTCTTCCAGCCGACCGTCGACATCCGCACCGCCAACGCGCAGGTCACGGCCGTGGCGCAGACGCTGCTGAAGCAGTTGCCTGCCGGCACCACGCCGCCGCTGATCCTGAACTACAACGCGTCGACGGTGCCGATCATCCAGCTGGCGCTGTCCGGTGATGGCCTCACCGAACAGAACCTCGCCGACCTTGGCCTGAATATCATCCGTCCGCAGCTGACCTCGGTGGCTGGCGCGGCGATCCCGTACCCGTTCGGCGGCAAGACGCGCCAGGTGCAGATCGATATCGACCCGGGTGCCTTGCAGGCGCGAGGCCTGTCCGCGCAGGACGTGGCCAACGCACTGGCGGCGCAGAACCTGATCACGCCGGTCGGTACGCAGAAGATCGGCGACTTCGAGTACACGTTGCAGCTCAACAACTCGCCTTCGGTGGTCGACGAGCTGGGCAACCTGCCGGTGAAGGTCGTCAACGGTGCCACGGTGTTCATCCGCGACGTGGCCCACGTCCGCGACGGTTCACCGCCGCAGACCAACATCGTGCACGTGGACGGCAACCGTTCGGTGCTGATGACCGTGCTGAAGAACGGCTCCGCCTCGACGCTCGCGATCATCCAGGGCATCAAGGATCGCGTCGGCGCCATGAAGGACGCCCTGCCGCCGAACCTCAAGATCAGCCCGATCGGCGACCAGTCGCTGTTCGTCAGCGGCGCGATCTCCGGCGTGGCCCGCGAAGGCGTGATCGCCGCGGCGCTGACCAGCCTGATGATCCTGCTGTTCCTCGGCAGCTGGCGCTCGACCGTCATCATCGCCACGTCCATCCCGCTGGCGATCCTTGGCGCCATCGCGATGCTGTCGGCGTTCGGCGAAACGCTCAACATCATGACGCTGGGCGGCCTGGCCCTCGCGGTCGGCATCCTGGTGGACGACGCCACGGTGACCATCGAGAACATCAACTGGCACCTCGAGCACGGCAAGGACGTGGAGACCGCGATCCTGGATGGCGCCGCGCAGATCGTGACGCCGGCCTTCGTCTCGCTGCTGTGCATCTGCATCGTGTTCGTGCCGATGTTCTTCCTCAACGGCGTAGCACGCTTCCTGTTCGTGCCCATGGCCGAATCGGTGATGTTCGCGATGATTTGCTCGTTCATCCTCTCGCGCACGCTGGTGCCGACGATGGCGAAGTACCTGCTGCACCCGCACTCGGTCGACGATCCGCACGGCGAGCACGGCAAGGTGTCGCGTAACCCGCTGGTCCGTTTCCAGCGCGGTTTCGAGAAGCGCTTCGAGGCCCTGCGCACTGGCTACCACGGCCTGCTGGAGATGGCCTTGCATCACAGCAAGGTGTTCACCATCGGCTTCATGGCCTTCGTGCTGTTGTCGTTCCTGCTGGTGCCGATGCTTGGCCGCAACTTCTTCCCGTCGGTCGATTCGGGCCAGATCCTGATGCACGTGCGTGCACCGGTCGGCACCCGCGTGGAAGAGTCGGCGAACCTGTTCGCTGCGGTGACGAAGGAGGTCCGCCGGATCATCCCGGCCGATGAGCTCGGCACGGTGGTGGACAACATCGGCCTGTCGTCCTCGGGCATCAACAACACCTACAACAACACCGGCACGGTGAGCTCGGCCGACGGCGACCTGCAGATTTCGCTGAAGGAAGACCACAAGCCGACGGCCGACTACGTGCGCGAACTGCGCGAGAAACTGCCGCGCCTGTTCCCGACCGCGACCTTCTCGTTCCCGCCGGCGGACATCATCAGCCAGATCCTGAACTTCGGTTCGCCTGCGCCGATCGACCTGCAGATCCGTGGCCCGAACGTCGCCGCGAACTTCAAGTACGCCAATACGCTGCTGCGCGACATCCGCCGCGTGCCGGGCGTGGTCGATGCACGCATCCAGCAGTCGGCGGCCAGCCCCACCTTCAACGTGGACGTGGATCGCAGCCGTGCGCAGCAGGTCGGCATCACCGAGCGTGACGTTACCAACAGCCTCGGCGTGAACCTGGCCGGTTCCAGCCAGATCGCGCCGACGTTCTGGCTCAACCCGCAGAACGGCGTGTCTTACCCGATCGTGATGCAGACGCCGCAGTACGCGATCGACACGCTGCCGGACCTGGCCAACGTGCCGATCAGCCCAAGCACCGGTTCGTCCGGCGCGCAGATCCTCGGCGGCCTGGCCTCGTTTACGCGCACCACCAGCAGCACGGTGGCCAGCCAGTACAACATCCAGTCGATGGTGGAGATCTTCGCCACTACGCAGGATCGTGACCTTGGCGCGGTGGCGGGCGATATCCAGAAGATCCTCGACGCGCACCAGAAGGAACTGCCGAAGGCATCGAGCACCGCCCTGCTTGGCCAGGTGCAGACGATGAACAGCGCCTTCACCGGCCTGATCCTCGGCCTCGTCGGTGCCATCGTGCTGATCTACCTGCTCATCGTGGTGAACTTCCAGTCGTGGGCCGATCCGTTCGTGATCGTGACCGCGTTGCCGGCGGCGATCGCCGGCATCATCTGGATCCTGTTCGCGACGCACACCACGCTCTCGGTGCCTGCGCTCACCGGCGCGATCATGTGCATGGGCGTCGCTACGGCGAACTCCATCCTGGTGGTCAGCTTCTGCCGCGAGCGCCTCGCCGACACGGGTGACGCCTTCCTGGCCGCGTCGGAAGGTGGCTTCGTCCGCTTCCGCCCGGTCCTGATGACCGCGCTGGCCATGATCATCGGCATGCTGCCGATGGCCCTGGGCATGGGTGAAGGCGGCGAGCAGAACGCACCGCTCGGTCGCGCCGTCATCGGCGGCCTCATTTTCGCCACCACGGCCACGCTGCTGTTCGTGCCGGTGGTTTTCAGCATGATCCACGGCCGTCGCGGCCATTCGTCCCACACCCCGGCGAACGCTTCCGGAGAGCCCGTCCATGTCGCCTGA
- a CDS encoding HAMP domain-containing histidine kinase, with product MRPLTDAWRSATARLILIYGALFAIWCVVLLGVVQWESSRYLTNVVDGMLAARIHYLERTEPRRLTDTVDAASAIDATGFMAAGLFDASGKRLAGNVAKIPVGLEEDGVVRAVTAQVDDRPGESGRRARGLSSTLPNGERLVVVKESATIDGLGAIIRRGALWGLSLTLLPGLLGGILIARRPARRVRQIQQAMEPIREGDLSVRLPVSGAGDEVDLLAGTVNSSLNEVERLLGEVKGVTDNIAHDLRTPLTRMRTRLYRVQQQFEGRPEGDQLEAAVAEIDTVLARFRALLRVSELEDRQRSACFEDMDLGHVLKDVHEFYAPLAEDRRQVFELDIGNLPALRGDPQLMFEAFANLVGNAIKFTPDGGAIRMVALTDPTGDARVDIADTGPGIPVGERDAVFRRFYRGDETRTKPGCGLGLAIVSAIVRLHGYSLAVGGNERGAVFSVNCPAA from the coding sequence TTGCGCCCGCTGACTGACGCCTGGCGCTCCGCCACCGCGCGCCTGATCCTCATTTACGGGGCGCTGTTCGCCATCTGGTGCGTGGTGCTGCTCGGCGTCGTGCAGTGGGAGTCGTCGCGCTACCTCACCAATGTCGTCGACGGCATGCTCGCCGCGCGCATCCATTACCTGGAGCGCACCGAGCCGCGTCGCCTCACCGACACGGTGGATGCGGCCAGCGCCATCGATGCCACCGGCTTCATGGCGGCCGGCCTGTTCGACGCCAGCGGCAAGCGCCTCGCCGGTAACGTCGCGAAGATCCCCGTGGGCCTGGAAGAAGACGGCGTGGTCCGCGCGGTCACCGCCCAGGTCGACGACCGCCCCGGCGAATCCGGACGGCGTGCGCGTGGCCTGTCCAGCACGCTGCCGAACGGCGAGCGCCTGGTCGTAGTGAAGGAAAGCGCGACGATCGACGGCCTCGGCGCCATCATCCGTCGTGGAGCCCTGTGGGGCCTTTCGCTCACCCTGCTGCCCGGCCTGCTCGGCGGCATCCTCATCGCGCGTCGCCCGGCCCGCCGCGTGCGCCAGATCCAGCAGGCGATGGAGCCGATCCGCGAAGGCGACCTCAGCGTGCGCCTGCCGGTGAGTGGCGCCGGCGACGAGGTGGACCTGCTCGCCGGCACGGTGAACAGCTCGCTGAACGAGGTCGAGCGCCTGCTCGGCGAAGTGAAGGGCGTCACCGACAACATCGCGCATGACCTGCGCACGCCGCTGACCCGCATGCGTACCCGGCTGTATCGCGTGCAGCAGCAGTTCGAGGGGCGCCCGGAGGGCGACCAGCTCGAAGCGGCCGTGGCTGAGATCGATACCGTGCTGGCCCGCTTCCGCGCGCTGCTGCGCGTGTCCGAGCTGGAAGATCGCCAGCGCAGCGCCTGCTTCGAGGACATGGACCTCGGCCATGTGCTGAAGGACGTCCATGAGTTCTACGCGCCGCTGGCGGAGGACCGTCGCCAGGTTTTCGAACTCGACATCGGCAACCTGCCGGCCCTGCGCGGTGACCCGCAACTGATGTTCGAGGCGTTCGCCAACCTCGTCGGCAACGCCATCAAGTTCACCCCGGACGGGGGCGCCATCCGCATGGTGGCGCTGACCGATCCCACCGGCGATGCGCGCGTGGACATCGCTGACACCGGCCCTGGCATCCCCGTGGGCGAACGCGATGCGGTGTTTCGTCGCTTCTACCGCGGCGATGAGACGCGGACCAAGCCCGGCTGCGGCCTCGGCCTGGCCATCGTCAGCGCCATCGTGCGCCTGCACGGCTACTCGCTCGCGGTGGGCGGCAACGAGCGTGGCGCCGTATTCTCGGTGAATTGCCCGGCCGCCTAG
- a CDS encoding response regulator transcription factor translates to MPRALVIEDDEVTARDIVAELGAHGLHADWVANGRDGLARALEDGYDIITLDRMLPGMDGIDVVSELRKRAIETPVLMISALSDVDERVRGLRAGGDDYLTKPFSPDELAARAEVLLRRRRPTAHETRLRVEDLELDLVRHNALRNGQPLTLLPTEFRLLEFLMRNAGQVVTRQMIFEHVWGFHFDPGTNVIDVHIGRLRRKIDGAGQVPLIRTVRGSGYVLAPAD, encoded by the coding sequence ATGCCCAGGGCCCTCGTCATCGAAGATGATGAAGTCACCGCACGCGACATCGTCGCGGAGCTGGGCGCGCACGGCCTCCACGCCGACTGGGTCGCCAACGGCCGCGACGGCCTCGCCCGTGCCCTGGAAGACGGCTACGACATCATCACCCTCGACCGCATGCTGCCCGGCATGGACGGCATCGACGTGGTTTCCGAGCTGCGCAAGCGCGCGATCGAGACACCGGTGCTGATGATCAGCGCCCTGTCGGACGTCGACGAACGCGTCCGCGGCTTGCGTGCCGGCGGCGACGACTACCTCACCAAGCCCTTCTCGCCCGACGAACTGGCCGCGCGCGCCGAGGTCCTGCTGCGCCGGCGGCGCCCGACGGCGCATGAAACGCGCCTGCGCGTCGAGGACCTCGAACTGGACCTGGTCCGGCACAACGCGCTGCGCAACGGCCAGCCGCTCACGCTGCTCCCCACTGAGTTCCGCCTGCTCGAGTTCCTGATGCGCAACGCGGGCCAGGTCGTCACCCGGCAAATGATCTTCGAGCACGTGTGGGGCTTCCATTTCGATCCCGGTACCAACGTGATCGACGTCCATATCGGCCGCCTCCGTCGCAAGATCGACGGCGCCGGCCAGGTGCCGCTCATCCGTACGGTGCGCGGCTCGGGGTATGTCCTTGCGCCCGCTGACTGA
- the rpoH gene encoding RNA polymerase sigma factor RpoH: MSQALATRNYGLPSVVGSLDSYIAAVHRIPVLSLDEEQTLARRFHDDADLDAAKQLVMSHLRFVVHVARGYNGYGLQLSDLIQEGNIGLMKAVKRFDPDQGVRLVSFAVHWIRAEMHEFILRNWRIVKVATTKAQRKLFFNLRKSKKRLGWMNAEEVRVVANDLGVPEATVREMESRLSGRDVGFEAPADADEDEKPAPAAFLVDDGADPYENLAEEDASNNQMSALGSALSKLDDRSRDIIQRRWLAEDNKATLQDLADEYGVSAERIRQIEANAMKKMRVAIAA, translated from the coding sequence ATGTCCCAAGCCCTCGCCACCCGTAACTACGGGCTACCGAGCGTCGTTGGCAGTCTGGATTCCTACATCGCGGCCGTCCATCGCATCCCGGTGCTCAGCCTTGACGAGGAGCAGACGCTTGCGCGGCGCTTCCACGACGACGCCGACCTCGACGCCGCCAAGCAGCTGGTGATGTCCCACCTTCGCTTCGTGGTGCATGTCGCCCGCGGCTACAACGGCTACGGCCTGCAGCTCTCCGACCTGATCCAGGAAGGCAACATCGGCCTGATGAAGGCCGTGAAGCGCTTCGATCCGGACCAGGGCGTGCGCCTTGTCAGCTTCGCCGTGCACTGGATCCGTGCCGAAATGCACGAGTTCATCCTGCGCAACTGGCGCATCGTGAAGGTCGCCACCACCAAGGCCCAGCGCAAGCTGTTCTTCAACCTGCGCAAGAGCAAGAAGCGCCTGGGCTGGATGAACGCCGAGGAAGTTCGCGTGGTCGCGAACGACCTGGGCGTGCCGGAAGCCACGGTCCGTGAGATGGAATCGCGCCTTTCGGGTCGTGACGTGGGCTTCGAAGCCCCGGCCGACGCCGACGAAGACGAGAAGCCGGCACCGGCCGCCTTCCTGGTCGACGACGGTGCGGATCCGTACGAGAACCTGGCGGAAGAAGACGCCTCGAACAATCAGATGAGCGCCCTGGGCAGTGCCCTGTCGAAGCTCGACGATCGTTCGCGCGACATCATCCAGCGCCGCTGGCTGGCCGAAGACAACAAGGCCACCCTGCAGGACCTTGCGGACGAGTACGGCGTGTCGGCCGAACGCATCCGCCAGATCGAGGCGAATGCCATGAAGAAGATGCGCGTCGCCATCGCCGCCTGA
- a CDS encoding type II toxin-antitoxin system PemK/MazF family toxin, giving the protein MSFHYAPLPGTVLICRFPPPGAVPSGEMAKTRPVIVVSRRLRGRPGLVNIVPISMTAPLREDRWHVRIPAEALPAGWRDRPGERWAKCDMATVVSLERLSQARVPTHRNGMQTPLSRISEETLREIRKALAYVFHISPVLEGVLAYPEATQ; this is encoded by the coding sequence ATGTCTTTCCATTACGCCCCGCTCCCCGGCACGGTCCTGATTTGCCGCTTCCCGCCGCCGGGAGCGGTTCCCTCGGGCGAGATGGCCAAAACCCGCCCAGTGATCGTGGTGAGCCGAAGGCTGAGAGGCAGGCCGGGCCTGGTGAATATCGTCCCGATCAGCATGACTGCGCCGCTGCGCGAAGACCGCTGGCACGTTCGCATACCCGCCGAGGCGCTGCCTGCAGGATGGCGCGACCGTCCCGGTGAACGTTGGGCGAAGTGCGACATGGCGACCGTGGTAAGTCTCGAGCGGCTGTCGCAGGCTCGCGTACCTACGCACCGCAACGGCATGCAAACACCGCTGTCGCGCATCAGTGAGGAAACGCTCAGGGAAATCCGCAAGGCGTTGGCTTACGTCTTCCATATTTCCCCGGTATTAGAAGGAGTTCTTGCGTACCCGGAGGCAACGCAGTAG
- the ung gene encoding uracil-DNA glycosylase — translation MRLEASWKVRIGDYLDRPEMLALSEFLRNEKAQGKEIYPPGPEIFNAFAHTPFDKVRVVILGQDPYHGPGQAHGLSFSVQPGVRVPPSLQNMFKEIEASLGIPRPDHGCLTPWADRGVLLLNAVLTVEAGQAASHQGRGWEGFTDAAIDVLNREREGLVFMLWGSHAQKKGQLIDGKRHCILRSVHPSPLSAHRGFMGCGHFAKANAYLEARGEPAIDWSLPPRATL, via the coding sequence GTGCGGCTCGAGGCGTCGTGGAAGGTGCGGATCGGCGATTACCTCGATCGTCCGGAGATGCTCGCGCTCTCCGAATTCCTGCGCAACGAGAAAGCCCAGGGCAAGGAAATCTACCCGCCGGGGCCTGAGATCTTCAACGCGTTCGCGCACACGCCATTCGACAAGGTGCGCGTCGTGATCCTGGGGCAGGATCCTTACCACGGTCCGGGCCAGGCGCATGGCTTGAGCTTCTCCGTGCAGCCGGGCGTACGCGTGCCGCCGTCCCTGCAGAACATGTTCAAGGAAATCGAGGCCAGCCTCGGCATCCCGCGTCCCGACCACGGCTGCCTCACGCCCTGGGCCGATCGTGGCGTGCTGCTGCTCAACGCGGTGCTTACCGTGGAAGCCGGGCAGGCGGCCTCGCACCAGGGCCGTGGCTGGGAAGGCTTCACCGACGCGGCGATCGATGTTCTCAACCGCGAGCGCGAAGGCCTGGTCTTCATGCTCTGGGGCAGCCACGCGCAGAAGAAGGGCCAGCTGATCGACGGCAAGCGCCACTGCATCCTGCGCAGCGTGCACCCCTCACCGCTGTCCGCGCATCGCGGCTTCATGGGCTGCGGCCACTTCGCCAAGGCCAACGCCTACCTCGAAGCCCGCGGCGAACCCGCCATCGACTGGTCCCTCCCGCCCCGCGCCACTCTGTAG
- a CDS encoding response regulator: MASHIGSGVAGATPRILLVDGSRVVRSLISRVVAAEVPGVEIVAVGTGSEAQAELQRGVFDFVTVALRLPDMDGLEFARFVRESAPQIYMPIVVVSGDVEQRLHRRELGEFVTDYFDKSLGFEALAEFIRGYVRPEGGAEGEVLYVEDSRVVALATRRMMEKYGLTVHHVISAEDAIEFLRAAHARGQVGADIVLTDVSLKGELTGGDLVERIRNEFGYGKGRLPTLIMTGDENPANQAALLRAGANDLVEKPVEEKLLITKLLFQLRVALHLRTKVDA; encoded by the coding sequence GTGGCTTCGCATATCGGTTCCGGTGTCGCAGGCGCCACGCCGCGCATCCTCCTCGTGGACGGCTCCCGGGTCGTGCGCTCGCTGATTTCGCGTGTCGTCGCCGCGGAGGTTCCCGGCGTGGAGATCGTCGCGGTGGGCACGGGTAGCGAAGCGCAGGCCGAGCTGCAGCGTGGCGTGTTCGATTTCGTCACCGTGGCCCTTCGCCTGCCCGACATGGATGGCCTGGAATTCGCGCGCTTCGTGCGCGAGTCCGCGCCGCAGATCTACATGCCCATCGTGGTCGTATCCGGCGATGTCGAACAGCGCCTGCACCGTCGTGAACTCGGTGAGTTCGTCACCGACTATTTCGACAAGTCGCTGGGCTTCGAGGCGCTGGCCGAGTTCATCCGCGGCTACGTGCGGCCCGAGGGCGGCGCGGAGGGCGAGGTGCTTTACGTCGAAGACAGCCGCGTCGTCGCGCTCGCCACGCGCCGCATGATGGAGAAGTACGGCCTCACCGTGCATCACGTGATCAGTGCCGAGGATGCGATCGAATTCCTGCGCGCGGCCCACGCCCGCGGCCAGGTCGGTGCCGACATAGTGTTGACCGACGTGAGCCTGAAGGGCGAGCTGACCGGCGGCGACCTCGTCGAGCGCATCCGCAACGAATTCGGCTACGGCAAGGGCAGGCTGCCTACGCTGATCATGACGGGCGACGAGAATCCCGCGAACCAGGCCGCGTTGCTGCGCGCCGGTGCGAACGACCTCGTCGAGAAACCCGTGGAAGAAAAGTTGCTGATCACGAAGCTGCTGTTCCAGCTGCGCGTGGCCTTGCACCTGCGCACGAAGGTCGACGCTTGA
- the ftsX gene encoding permease-like cell division protein FtsX, which yields MNTVREPRRPVEPEKTRRTAPRHIGAWREHHAWSLSISWRRLAARPLATLMTVAVMGVALALPLAFYLLLGNVERMGDALGRNQTISAFMKPGQNAAMAETAASALRGRPEVQDITVRTPKDGLAELAEVQGFSGALQSLDDNPLPYVLTVQPKGNLTAPEVDRLVESMKALPGVDMVQETGAWRQRLDAVVGVGARATSVLALLLGIAALLVVGNTIRVDIQSRAEEIGVLLLIGASRPFVRRPYLYAGIWLGLFAGILAVVLAVAIELSMAGPVGRLAAAYDGSVQFGGLPAWLLLSVPLASALLGWLGARLVSARQIRRASAA from the coding sequence ATGAACACCGTCCGCGAACCGCGCCGGCCGGTCGAGCCGGAAAAGACCCGCCGCACCGCGCCGCGCCACATCGGCGCCTGGCGCGAGCACCACGCGTGGAGCCTGTCGATCAGCTGGCGCCGGCTGGCCGCGCGCCCGCTGGCCACGCTGATGACGGTCGCGGTGATGGGCGTGGCGCTGGCCTTGCCGCTCGCCTTCTACCTGCTGCTGGGTAACGTCGAGCGCATGGGCGATGCGCTGGGCCGCAACCAGACGATCAGTGCCTTCATGAAGCCTGGCCAGAACGCGGCCATGGCCGAGACGGCCGCCTCCGCGTTGCGCGGGCGCCCCGAGGTGCAGGACATCACCGTGCGCACGCCGAAGGATGGCCTCGCCGAGCTGGCGGAAGTGCAGGGCTTCTCCGGCGCGCTGCAGTCGCTCGACGACAATCCGCTGCCCTACGTGCTCACCGTGCAGCCGAAGGGCAACCTCACCGCGCCCGAGGTCGACCGTCTCGTCGAGTCGATGAAGGCCTTGCCCGGCGTGGACATGGTCCAGGAGACCGGCGCATGGCGCCAGCGCCTGGATGCCGTGGTCGGCGTGGGTGCGCGTGCCACCAGCGTCCTGGCCTTGCTGCTTGGCATCGCCGCGCTGCTGGTCGTCGGCAACACGATTCGCGTCGATATCCAGAGCCGTGCCGAGGAGATCGGCGTCCTGCTGCTGATCGGCGCGAGCCGGCCGTTCGTGCGCCGCCCCTATCTTTATGCCGGCATCTGGCTCGGCCTGTTCGCCGGGATCCTCGCGGTGGTGCTCGCCGTGGCGATCGAGCTGTCGATGGCCGGCCCGGTCGGTCGGTTGGCGGCGGCCTACGACGGCAGCGTGCAGTTCGGTGGCTTGCCTGCGTGGCTGCTGCTTTCGGTGCCCCTTGCGTCGGCCTTGCTCGGCTGGCTCGGGGCACGGCTGGTCAGCGCCCGGCAGATCCGCCGCGCGTCGGCGGCCTGA
- the ftsE gene encoding cell division ATP-binding protein FtsE, protein MIGFDLVSKRYEGDHQALTDVSFQVDAGEMAFVTGHSGAGKSTLLKLLAMIERPTNGVVTLDGQKLNTVRPSDIPRIRRKLGMVFQDHRLLLDRSVFGNVELPLVIAGVTATERARRVRAALEKVGLLSYEKQLPGTLSTGEQQRVGIARAIVAKPAVLIADEPTGNLDPQLAMEIMGLFAEFQAVGTAVLVASHDLMLIKRMKKRVVVLDHGKLVADVPATEVV, encoded by the coding sequence GTGATCGGTTTCGATCTGGTGAGCAAACGGTACGAGGGCGACCACCAGGCCCTGACGGATGTCTCCTTCCAGGTCGACGCGGGCGAAATGGCCTTCGTCACCGGACACTCCGGCGCCGGCAAGAGCACCCTGCTCAAGTTGTTGGCCATGATCGAGCGGCCGACCAATGGCGTCGTGACGCTCGACGGCCAGAAGCTCAACACCGTCCGTCCGTCGGACATCCCGCGCATCCGCCGCAAGCTGGGCATGGTCTTCCAGGACCATCGCCTGCTGCTGGATCGCAGCGTTTTCGGCAACGTCGAGCTGCCGCTGGTGATTGCCGGCGTCACGGCCACCGAGCGGGCCCGCCGCGTGCGTGCCGCGCTGGAAAAGGTCGGCTTGCTCAGCTATGAGAAGCAGTTGCCCGGCACCCTGTCGACCGGCGAACAGCAGCGCGTGGGCATCGCCCGCGCCATCGTCGCCAAGCCCGCGGTGCTCATCGCGGACGAGCCCACCGGCAACCTCGATCCGCAGCTGGCCATGGAGATCATGGGCCTGTTCGCCGAATTCCAGGCCGTCGGCACCGCCGTCCTTGTCGCCAGCCACGACCTGATGCTGATCAAGCGCATGAAGAAACGCGTCGTTGTCCTCGATCACGGCAAGCTGGTTGCCGACGTGCCCGCGACGGAGGTGGTATGA